In the Blautia coccoides genome, AGCAGCAGCAAATCTGCTATGGCCAACGGATACGAATACAAAGGCCAGCCTGTGCTTATCAGTGAGTATGGAGGGATCGCCTTCAACAATGACGACAGCGGTTGGGGATACGGCAATAAAGTGAACAGCAAAGAAGAGTTCATCCGCCGTTTTGATGAGATCACCACGGCTGTGAAAAAGGTGCCTTATATCTGCGGCTTCTGCTATACGCAGGTGTCAGATGTTCAGCAGGAGATCAACGGTCTTATGGACATGGAGAGAAACTTCAAGGTGGAACCTGAAATCATCAAAGAGATCAACGAAAGACATGTGGGGTACTGGAGATCTTACATGTAATATGTTACGATTCAGTCTTTCGGCTTCATAGCAACAAAAGCATGCACACAGACTGCACAAACGGCAGTCTGGCGCGTGGTTGCCTCGGGATTGCCTTGCAAATGCAAGGCAACACCTCGCGGGACAGTGGAAGGCTGAACTGTTACTGTAATATACAACAGCTCTGCGGAAAAAGCATAGACCGCAGAGCTGTTTTTGTAATGCAGCGACTGGAGGACTAATTTCTTCTATTCGGAGGGAAGTTCTTTTACGGGTAGGTTTTTACGGTATTCCGGTATAGAGTATATCACAAGCAGATCATTTTCCATGATAACAGTGTCACCCTTTGGAACAATGGTCTCCTCCCCGCGCAGTATCATAATGACCAGTTCTCCCGGATAAGGGGAAAAGTCGGAAATCTTAATGCCAATCCAGGGGCTTTTGGCAGTTATTTTCATCTCTGTCAGTTCCAGATTTTCCTGCTCCTGATAGCCGCGGGCACTTAACACCGCTGTATCTCCCGGGAGAAAAACAGTTTCCCCGCTGGGTATCATGGTTTCCTCTCCCCGCAGAAGCATAAGAAACAGAGTGTCAGGGGGAAGGGAGATGTCTTTGACTGCCGTATGACTCCAGGTGTGTTCTTCTGTTATACGGATTCTGATAAACTGCAGGTCCACCTCCTCAGAATAATCACTGAAAGTCTTCATAACATCTGCATTCGTATCACTCATGTTAAGCTTTTTAGCAGCCTGGGACAAAAAGCTTCCCTGGAATAAAATAGACAGGAGTACAATACAAAATACGATATGGTAGACATCAAAACTTGTATAGGCGTCATCTACAGTTGCCATAATGGCGAAAACAATAGAGGCAGCACCTCTGAGTCCTGCAAAGGAGATGAGAACCTGCTGGTTGAAGCGGCATTTGAAAGGCGTCAGTATGGAGGCAACTGCCAGAGGCCTTGCCACCAGTGTGAGGAACAGGGCAATCGCCAGGGCAGGCAGGAAAATAGAGGGCAGCTTTGACGGCGTTGCCAAAAGACCCAGGAGAAAGAAGATCAGCATCTGCATAAGTCCTGTGATCCCGTCAAAAAAGTTTACCAGTGATTTTTTATTCCTGATCTTAGTATTTCCAAGGATGATCCCCACCATGTAGGCGCTCAGATATCCGTTTCCCCCCGCCATGGAGGGCAGCGTATAGGACAGAAGCGCGACTGCGATGACAAAAGCCATATCAAATCCTGCAATATGGAACTGCATGTGCCGCAGGATAAAACGGGCGGCAAAGGCTATAAGACATCCAAAAAGAATCCCGAAGAAAAGCTGGGCAAATATCATAGAAAGGACAGAGCCTGTGCTGGCTGTGCCGCTCATGGCGGAGAGGACCACTGCAGTCAGCATGTAGGAGCAGGGGTCATTGCTTCCGCTTTCCAGTTCCAGCATGGAGGCAGTGCCGTATTTTAATCCCATATTTTTGGAACGGAGAATGGAGAAGACAGAGGCGGCATCTGTGGAACTGATGACAGAACCGATGAGCATGCTGTCCAGAAAGCTGAATTTAAGAACAAAGTAACAGAAGAAGCCTGTGAGGGCAGCCGTGATCACAACACCCAGTGTGGAGAGGAGCACAGATTTGACAGCAACCGGCCTGGCTTCATTCCAGTTGGTGCCGAAACCGCCGTAGAACATAATAAAGATCAAGGCGATGGAACAGATATTTTCCGCAAGGGGATAATTGTCAAAGGGGATTTTCAGTATACCGTCTGTGCCGAAAGCCATACCGAGGACGATAAATGCCAGCAGCATGGGCACGCCTATTTTTTCGGAAATCCGGTGCAGCAGAATACAGAGCAGAATTACAGATGAGATCAAGAGCAAATTCCATGTCATTGTTTATACCTCCTGGTGTGTGTCCGCAGTTGAAGCAGAAGTTTTCGGTGCCGGGCAGGCGTCAGGGATAGTGAAACCTGACATTATTGTATCACAAAATCATGTTTTTGTAAAAAAGAGACACATGACCTTTTTTATTTGCTGTGATTTGTTATAATAAATCTATGAGCCACGTAAATTACAGGAAAGGGATGAATATATGATAAATTATTCGGAAGTAGAGGGAAAACAATATCACACACAGGTGGGAAGAGGTGATGTAGGGCGCTATGTCATCATGCCGGGCGACCCTAAGCGGTGTGAAAAGATAGCAAAATATTTTGATGATCCAAAGCTGATCGCAGACAGTAGAGAGTATGTGACCTATACGGGAACACTGGAGGGAGAGATGGTCAGCGTAACCTCCACGGGTATTGGAGGTCCTTCTGCATCCATTGCAATGGAAGAATTGGTCATGTCAGGCGCGGATACCTTTATCCGGATCGGCACTTGCGGGGGAATGGATCTGGATGTGAAAAGCGGTGACCTTGTCATTGCCAACGGAGCCATCCGCATGGAAGGGACCAGTAGGGAGTACGCCCCCATTGAGTTCCCGGCTGTACCTGATTTTGATGTGACAAATGCCCTTGTAAGTGCAGCAAAGACACTTAAAAAACCTTATCATGTGGGAGTGGTGCAGTGTAAGGACTCTTTTTTCGGCCAGCACTCCCCGGAGACAAAACCGGTGGGGTATGAACTGCTGAACAAATGGGACGCATGGCTGAAGCTGGGCTGCAAAGCTTCTGAGATGGAATCCGCGGCCCTTTTCATTGTTGCCAGTTATCTGAAGGTACGGGCCGGCAGCGTTTTCCTGGTGGTTGCCAACCAGGAACGGGCCAAAAAAGATATGCCAAATCCTGTTGTGCACGATACAGAAAGCGCGATCCAGGTGGCAGTGGAAGCTGTCAGGGCCTTGATACGGAAGGAAAATGCCGGGAAGAGGGACAGAGGGGAATGACTATGGAAAATAAAGAGAGATTCAGAAGAGTATTCGTGATCGTGATAGATTCCTTGGGGGTAGGCGGCGCAGTGGACGCGGCTGAGTTTGGAGATGCAGGGGCAGACACCCTGGGACATATTGCTTCTCATGTAAAAGGCTTCTCCCTGCCCAATCTGCAGAAGCTGGGAATCGCAAATCTTCACCCACTGGAGAAAATAGCGCCTGTGGAACATCCCATGGGGTATTACACAAAACTGAATGAGATCAGCAGGGGGAAGGATACCATGACAGGTCACTGGGAGATGATGGGGCTGAAAACAGAAAAGCCCTTTATCACCTTTACGGAGACAGGGTTTCCTCCGGAATTGATCTTGGAGCTTGAAAAGCGGACCGGGCATAAGGTGATCGGCAATAAAAGCGCCAGCGGGACGGAAATTCTGGATGAGCTGGGAGAGGAGGAAATAGCAACCGGGCATATGATCGTGTATACCTCTGCCGACTCTGTACTCCAGATCTGCGGCAATGAGGAAACCTTTGGCCTTGAAGAACTGTACCGGTGCTGTGAAATTGCAAGAGAACTTACCATGAGAGATGAGTGGAAGGTGGGAAGAGTCATTGCAAGACCCTATGTGGGCAGGAAGAAAGGCGAATTTAAGCGCACCAGTAACCGCCATGACTATGCGGTTAAGCCTTTCGGGAAAACTGTGCTGAACGCTCTGAAGGATGCAGGGCTGGATGTGATTTCCATTGGTAAGATCAATGATATTTTTGCCGGGGAGGGAATCACAAAAGCGCTGAAGTCCAAAAGCTCTGTCCATGGTATGGAGCAGACCATTCAGGAGGCCAAAGAGGATGATTTTCACGGGCTTTGTTTTGTGAACCTGGTGGATTTTGATGCCCTTTGGGGCCACAGGAGAGACCCGGAAGGGTATGCCGGAGAGCTTATGAGATTTGATGAGAAGCTGGGGATCCTGCTTCACACTATGAGGGAGGATGACATGCTCATCATCACAGCCGATCATGGAAACGACCCCACCTATACAGGGACAGACCACACCAGGGAACAGGTGCCGTTTCTGATCTGGTCCCCCTCTTTTAAGGAGGGAAAGGAGCTTCCCAAGGCGGATTCCTTTGCCGTGGTGGGCGCCTGCGTGGCTGAGAATTTCGGCATACCTATGCCAAAGGGGACGATTTCCATATCCAAAAACTACCTGGAGGAATGCAGATGAATACCATTGGGGAACTGAAAAAATATGACCTGCACTGTCATCTGGATGGGTCTCTTTCTGAGGCAGTCATCCGGAAACTAGCTGCAGGAGCCGGGGTGGAGATCCCGGCAGGAGAAAAGCTTATGGAGCTTTTACAGGTGGAGCCGGACTGCAGAAGTCTGAAAGAGTATCTGGAAAAATTTGATCTGCCGCTGTCCTGCCTGGCGGACCGGGACAGCTTTAGGACCGCTGTGTCAGAACTGCTTGGTGACGGGGCAAAAGAAAATGTGGTATACATGGAAATCCGGTTTGCGCCTCTTTTATCTGTGCGTGACGGTCTTACCTGCAGGCAGATCATTGAGGGAGCGCTGGACGGCCTTTGGGAAGGAAAAGAGAAATACGGTGTGGATGGAAATCTGATCCTATGCGGTATGCGGCATATGCCGGTGGAACAGAATGTGGAGCTTGCAGAAACTGCCAGGGAATACCTGGGGCAGGGGGTGGCAGCTCTTGACCTGGCAGGAGATGAGGCTGCTTTTCCGGTTAAGCTGCACGCCAAAATGTTTGAAACCGCCAGAAAACTGGGAATTCCTTTTACCATCCACGCAGGAGAATGCGGCAGTCCCAGGAGTGTGTGGGATGCCATAGAGCTGGGGGCTGACAGGATTGGCCATGGCATCGCCGTCAGTAAGGATAAAGAACTGAAAGCTTGGTGCGCTGCAAAGCAGATTCCCCTTGAAATGTGCCCTTCCAGCAATCTCCAGACCAGGGCGGTTAAAAACATGGAAGAATATCCGTTTCTGGAATTTCTGGAGGCAGGCATTCCCGTAACCGTGAATACGGATAACCGGACAGTCAGCAAAACCACCATAACCGGGGAACTGGAACTGCTTCAGGCATATTACCACATCACTTACAGCGATATGGAGCTTCTGATGAAGCATGCGGCTCAGGCGGCATTTATCCATAATTGACAAAACTAACACCGTTCGTATATAATATAGATAATACGAACGGTGTTAGTTTTTGCTTTTATTTAGTAAGTTTGCTTTGCATCTGAGAAACAAGGAGGCATAATGGGAAGAAAAGGACTGAATACGGAAGTGATCGCGGAGGCGGCTATTGGGCTGGTGGAGGAGAAGGGATACCGGAATTTTTCCATGCGTGAACTGGCAGCCCGTCTGGGAGTACAGCCGGCTTCTCTCTATAATCATGTAAATGGTATAGAGGCGGTTTATACAGCAGTGGGCCTTCACGGAATATCAATTCTGGAAAAGGCACTGGAGCAGGCATACGGGTTTCAGGATTTTACGGAAGCGCTCTTGGTCATGGCCAAGGCCTACCGGGGTTTTGCCAAGGACAGTCCGGAGCTGTATCAGGCTGTCATTGAGATGCGCACCTCGGAAAATGAAGAGCTGCGTCAGAATATACAGCGTATCATACATCCGTTTCTGGTGCTGATCGGCAGGGTAGTGGAGGACCAGGAGAAAGTGGTGCATTTCCAGAGGATGATGCGCAGCGCGCTGCACGGATTTGTTTCCCTGGAGCGGGAAGGATATCTTACTTATGAACTGACAGACAGCAATGCCAGCTTTCATTTTATGGTGGAAAGCCTGGCAGGGCTTATAATGAGAGAGGGGGAGAAAGAAAATCATGACAGCAGCAGAAATCACAGCAGAGGAGCGGGAACGGAAACAGTATGAGAAGATGACAGAGACACCGGTGTCCAGTCTGATCGTGGGATTGGGGATTCCTACTATTATAAGTATGCTCATCACCAATATCTACAACACGGCGGATACCTATTTTGTCAGCCGCCTGGGGACCAGCGCCAGCGGAGCGGTGGGAGTGGTTTTCAGCCTGATGGCAATTCTGCAGGCCTTTGGATTTATGTTCGGACACGGAGCGGGAAGCATAATCTCCAGAAAGCTTGGAAAAAGGGACCGGGAGAGTGCCAGCAGGTTTGCGTCCACCAGTTTTTTCCTTTCTATTTTGACTGGAATTGTGATAGGAGCAGCGGGGATCACATTTTTGACCCCGTTTATGAGAGTGCTGGGCAGTACGGATACTATCCTGCCTTTTGCCAAACAATACGGATTTTTTATATTGCTGGCAGGTCCTTTTATGACAGGAAGCTGTGTTCTGAATAATATTCTCCGCTATGAGGGAATGGCAGCTTATGCCATGATCGGACTGACCACAGGGGGTATCCTGAATATCATAGGAGATCCTATTTTTATGTTTGGCCTGGATCTTGGAGTGGCGGGAGCCGGCCTGGCAACAGCCCTTTCCCAGATGATCAGTTTCTTTATCCTGCTCTATATGTTTGTAGCGAAAAAGACCCAGAGCAGACTGGCTTTCCGGCTGATGACACGTGATATCCGTGAAATAGGCCTGATCATTGCCACGGGATTTCCAAGTCTGATCCGCCAGGGTCTGGGAAGTGTTTCCACCATGCTCCTGAACCATCAGGCAGCGGTATACGGGGACGCGGCGGTGGCTGCTATGAGTATCGTAAACAGAATCTGTATGCTGGTGTTTTCTGTAGGGCTTGGGCTTGGTCAGGGATTTCAGCCGGTGGCTGCCTTCAACTACGGAGCAGGAAAGTATTCCCGTGTAAAGAGAGGGTTCTGGTTTACGGCCGGGTCTGGCGAGGTGATGCTCGGAAGCTTTGCAATCATCTGCCTTCTGGTTTCCTCAGGTATCATCGGCATATTCCGGGATGACCCGGAGGTGATCGCCATCGGTGTCTTTGCGCTCCGATGCCAGTGTGCTGCCTTCTTCTTTCAGCCTCTGTCTGTCTGCACCAATATGATGCTCCAGAGTGTGGGGGAGAGCAAAAAGGCGTCCTTTCTCTCGGCCCTCAGAAGCGGGATATGCTTTATTCCCTTGATCCTTATATTACCTGCAGTGATGGGGCTTCGAGGGGTGCAGATCGCGCAGGCAGTGGCAGATGTTCTGACCTTTGCCATCTCGCTGCCTCTGGTGGCGGCATTTTTAAAAAGACTGCCCAAAGATGAGGAAATGCCTGCTGTGAGGACGGCAGAAGTAGATATATGAAAGAGGATACTGTAGGTCGAAAACTGTACATTTTTATTGAGAGTTCCTATGCAGAAAAGGAGTTTTATGATTCCTGCGTATATTAAATCTTATTTATTCGTAATATTCATATTATTAGTTTTTGAATATGTTTTTCATAAAGTATTTATTAAAATCCATCCAACATATGCCTCCGGTAAAAAAATAGAGAGACCGCCCTCCTATTTTGGGCCTTTTTCCAAGGGAGAATTTGTGGCCTGGCTTGTCCGCAGCATAGGAGCGCCTACATGGATTTTTATATTTCCGAATGCAGTTTCAACGATGCATAATAATATAGTGATCGGAGGATTTGTTGTATTTTTTATTGTAATTCCCATGATCCTTACGATAAAAATTGATGGACGTAATAACTGACAACTGTAAAATGGACGGTTGACAGGCGAAAAATTTAAATAAAGCCCCGCGTTTCAGACTGAAAATCTGTAACGCGGGGCTTTGGCAGGCGTTTTTATTCCTGGATGCCGGGTATTTTAGGCAGCCGTGCAAAGCTCTTTTCCAGCTCTGCATCTGTTGGGATATAGTCTTTCATGGTTCCGTCCATAAAAGACTGGTAAGCATACATATCAAAATATCCGGTTCCGGTCAGGCCGAAGAGAATGGTTTTGGCCTCTCCGGATTCTTTGCATTTCAGTGCTTCCTGGACAGCGCCGTAGATGGCATGTGCAGATTCAGGGGCCGGAAGGATGGTCTCCTGTTTGGCGAACATGGTGGCTGTCTCGAATACTTTGCTCTGTTCCACAGAAATTGCCTCCATGAAGCCGTCGTGATACAGCTTGGAGAGGATAGGAGACATGCCGTGATAGCGCAGGCCGCCTGCGTGGTTTGCTGACGGAATGAAGTCACAGCCAAGAGTGTACATTCTGGCAAGAGGTGTCACCTTTCCTGTATCACAGAAGTCATAAGCGTATTTGCCGCGGGTCAGGGACGGACAGGAAGCAGGCTCCACTGCCACAATGCGGGGATTTGCTTTTCCTGTAAGTTTATCCTGCATAAACGGTGCGATCAGGCCGCCCAGATTGGAGCCGCCTCCTGCGCATCCCACTACCACATCCGGGTATTCATCCAGCAGTTCCATGGCTGTCTTGGATTCCAGACCGATAATAGACTGGTGGAGCAGTACCTGGTTCAGCACGGAACCAAGTACGTATTTGTACCCGTCCGTGGAAACAGCTTTTTCCACAGCCTCGGAGATTGCACAGCCCAGGCTTCCTGAAGTGCCTGGATTTTCAGCCAGGATCTTACGGCCGATCTCCGTGGTCTCGCTTGGACTTGGAATGATTTCCGCGTCAAAGGTGTGGATCACGGATTTGCGGAAAGGCTTCTGTTCGTAGGAACATTTTACCATATAAACGATCAGGGGCAGATGGTAGAAAGAGCAGGCTTCCGCCAGAGCGGTTCCCCACTGGCCTGCACCGGTCTCTGTTGTCAGTCCTTTTAAGCCCTGTTCCTTTGCATAATAGGCCTGAGCCACTGCTGAGTTTAATTTATGGCTTCCTGAGGTGTTGTTGCCCTCGAATTTATAGTAAATTTTAGCCGGGGTGTCCAGGTATTTTTCCAGGTTGTAGGCACGGATGAGAGGAGAGGGACGATACATTTTGTAAAAGTCCTGGATCTCTTCCGGAATATCAAGGTAACGGGTGGTATTGTCCAGCTCCTGGTGTGCCAGCTTTTCACAGAATACAGGATAAAGCTCCTCCTCGGTGATAGGTTTGCCTGTTCCTGGGTTTAAAAGGGGGTCGGGAAGATTTTTCATGTCTGCCCTCAGGTTATACCACTGTTTTGGCATCTGGTCCTCGGTTAAATATACTCTGTGCGGAATTTTTTTCATGATATTGTTCTCCTTTCTTATGGCGCGAATCCCGGAGATGGAGTTAGGGGTACAGCGGCAATAAAAAAAGCCTCTGCCTCTGCAATCTCTGCAGGGACAAAAGCTTGTTATACAATCTTTTGCGGTACCACCCGGCTTGATGAATCTATCATCCACTCTGTTCATGTACTTTCATACACGGTTCCTTGATAACGGGTGAACATCCCGTCGGGCATTACTTGGAAAATTCCTTTCTTCCCGACCTCATAAGTCCATTCAATATCCGTTCTATTATCTTAATCCCACCAATTTAAGACTCTCTGCCGGCAGTATAGCTGCCGTTATCAATAAAACCTGGATATCTACTACTCTTATTCTACGGTTTCGCTGTTGCAATTATTTATTTTATGTTTATCACTATAGTAGGTGAAAGTGGATTTGTCAAGAGAAAAATTGAAAATTCTCCCTTTTCGTCGAATGGGATGTCTGATAGAATAGACAGAAGCGATGGAATATCAGATGGAATATTATGAGAAGAGGGATATAACATGAATTACAGATTGGATATACAGTATGACGGAACACGCTATGAGGGATGGCAGAGGCAGAAGACTACCGGCAATACTATTCAGGGTAAAATCGAGGAGGTTCTGTCCAGAATGTTGGAGACACCGGTTCAGATAGACGGTGCAGGCAGAACAGATGCAGGTGTCCATGCGAAAGGGCAGGTGGCCAATGTGCATATGGACACAGAAAAAAGTTGTGAGGAGATATGTGAATACTTAAACCGCTATCTGCCGGAGGATATAGGGATCAAGGAAGTGAGCCAGGTGCAGGAGCGCTTCCACAGCCGTCTTCTGGCTAGAAAAAAGATATATCAGTATCGGATCGCGGCAGGGTATCATAAGAATGTATTTGAGAGAAAGTATCAGTGTCCTCTCCATGAGACCTTTGACGTGGATGCCATGAAAGAGGCAGCCCGGCTGCTGACAGGTACTCATGACTTTAAGAGCTTTTGCTCCAACAAGAGGATGAAAAAATCCACGGAGCGGACCATTTACAGCATTGACGTGGAATCACTGCCCGGGGAGTTGAGGATCACATACACCGGGGATGGTTTTCTCTACAATATGGTGCGGATCCTCACAGGAACCCTGGTGGAAGTAGGCAGAGGGGTCAGAAAGCCGGAGAAGATGACGGATATCCTTTTGGCCTGCAACAGGGAGGCGGCCGGATTCACGGCTCCTGCCCAGGGCCTCACGCTTCTCAGGGTGGAATATTAACAGACGTTTTGGCGTCCTTTGGTATATTTTGGAATAGGAGCAAAGCGTTCGGTCCGGGGAATTTAGATTGCAAAAGTCGGGCCGGGCGTGTAAAATGAATGCAGGTATTTGTTTGGTCCCGGTACTATATCCGGCAGACAAAAGGGGGCATTTTATGTATGGAAAAGTATTGAAGATAATTTATAGAATAGAGAATAACAGTGTCATTTCCTCTATCCGAAAGGGGTTTACACTACTGATCCCTGCGCTGCTGGTGGGGGCCTTTGCGCTGCTTTTTAGAAGCTTTCCAGTGCCTGCATTTCAGATGTTTATAGAAAAATGGGCAGGAGGTGTGTTGTATCAGATCCTGAGCTTTCTCTTTGATGCCACGGTGGGATTTATGTCTATTTACCTGGTGATGAGTATCAGCTATTATTACGCGGCCGCCATGAAAGACAGAGACCAGTTCCTGCAGGTCATGGCAATGGTGGTTTCTGCCATTTGTTTTGCAGTGTCATTTGGTGCTGCCGGCGGTTCCATGGAACTTAGTGATCTTGGCCCGGTTGGAGTTTTTACGGCTATGTTTACTGCAGTTGCGGCGACCAGGATTTTTTACTTTTTTTGTAAAAAGATGTCTCCGGCATTCAGGTTTCGTTCTGCCGGTTCGGAAGTGGATTATCGGAATTCCCTTTCCACGATTTATCCGCTATTGCTTTGTACGCTGATCTTTGTGGCGTTGAATCTGCTGATAAAAGCCGTTTTTAAGGCGGATAATCTGAATGATTTGATCACAAATTTTATTGTGGATCTCTTTCACAATGTCAACGATGGTCTGGGGGCAGGGCTGTTGTATGTGCTTGTGCTGGATCTGTTGTGGGCCTTTGGGATTCACGGCGGCAATGCCCTGGAACAGGTGTCCCAGACATATCTGGTGCCGAATGATGCAGTGTCAGGAGCAGTGATATCCAAATCGTTTTTGGATAATTTCGCATTGATCG is a window encoding:
- a CDS encoding potassium/proton antiporter yields the protein MTWNLLLISSVILLCILLHRISEKIGVPMLLAFIVLGMAFGTDGILKIPFDNYPLAENICSIALIFIMFYGGFGTNWNEARPVAVKSVLLSTLGVVITAALTGFFCYFVLKFSFLDSMLIGSVISSTDAASVFSILRSKNMGLKYGTASMLELESGSNDPCSYMLTAVVLSAMSGTASTGSVLSMIFAQLFFGILFGCLIAFAARFILRHMQFHIAGFDMAFVIAVALLSYTLPSMAGGNGYLSAYMVGIILGNTKIRNKKSLVNFFDGITGLMQMLIFFLLGLLATPSKLPSIFLPALAIALFLTLVARPLAVASILTPFKCRFNQQVLISFAGLRGAASIVFAIMATVDDAYTSFDVYHIVFCIVLLSILFQGSFLSQAAKKLNMSDTNADVMKTFSDYSEEVDLQFIRIRITEEHTWSHTAVKDISLPPDTLFLMLLRGEETMIPSGETVFLPGDTAVLSARGYQEQENLELTEMKITAKSPWIGIKISDFSPYPGELVIMILRGEETIVPKGDTVIMENDLLVIYSIPEYRKNLPVKELPSE
- the udp gene encoding uridine phosphorylase; protein product: MINYSEVEGKQYHTQVGRGDVGRYVIMPGDPKRCEKIAKYFDDPKLIADSREYVTYTGTLEGEMVSVTSTGIGGPSASIAMEELVMSGADTFIRIGTCGGMDLDVKSGDLVIANGAIRMEGTSREYAPIEFPAVPDFDVTNALVSAAKTLKKPYHVGVVQCKDSFFGQHSPETKPVGYELLNKWDAWLKLGCKASEMESAALFIVASYLKVRAGSVFLVVANQERAKKDMPNPVVHDTESAIQVAVEAVRALIRKENAGKRDRGE
- a CDS encoding phosphopentomutase, whose product is MTMENKERFRRVFVIVIDSLGVGGAVDAAEFGDAGADTLGHIASHVKGFSLPNLQKLGIANLHPLEKIAPVEHPMGYYTKLNEISRGKDTMTGHWEMMGLKTEKPFITFTETGFPPELILELEKRTGHKVIGNKSASGTEILDELGEEEIATGHMIVYTSADSVLQICGNEETFGLEELYRCCEIARELTMRDEWKVGRVIARPYVGRKKGEFKRTSNRHDYAVKPFGKTVLNALKDAGLDVISIGKINDIFAGEGITKALKSKSSVHGMEQTIQEAKEDDFHGLCFVNLVDFDALWGHRRDPEGYAGELMRFDEKLGILLHTMREDDMLIITADHGNDPTYTGTDHTREQVPFLIWSPSFKEGKELPKADSFAVVGACVAENFGIPMPKGTISISKNYLEECR
- the add gene encoding adenosine deaminase, whose amino-acid sequence is MNTIGELKKYDLHCHLDGSLSEAVIRKLAAGAGVEIPAGEKLMELLQVEPDCRSLKEYLEKFDLPLSCLADRDSFRTAVSELLGDGAKENVVYMEIRFAPLLSVRDGLTCRQIIEGALDGLWEGKEKYGVDGNLILCGMRHMPVEQNVELAETAREYLGQGVAALDLAGDEAAFPVKLHAKMFETARKLGIPFTIHAGECGSPRSVWDAIELGADRIGHGIAVSKDKELKAWCAAKQIPLEMCPSSNLQTRAVKNMEEYPFLEFLEAGIPVTVNTDNRTVSKTTITGELELLQAYYHITYSDMELLMKHAAQAAFIHN
- a CDS encoding TetR/AcrR family transcriptional regulator produces the protein MGRKGLNTEVIAEAAIGLVEEKGYRNFSMRELAARLGVQPASLYNHVNGIEAVYTAVGLHGISILEKALEQAYGFQDFTEALLVMAKAYRGFAKDSPELYQAVIEMRTSENEELRQNIQRIIHPFLVLIGRVVEDQEKVVHFQRMMRSALHGFVSLEREGYLTYELTDSNASFHFMVESLAGLIMREGEKENHDSSRNHSRGAGTETV
- a CDS encoding MATE family efflux transporter, translated to MTAAEITAEERERKQYEKMTETPVSSLIVGLGIPTIISMLITNIYNTADTYFVSRLGTSASGAVGVVFSLMAILQAFGFMFGHGAGSIISRKLGKRDRESASRFASTSFFLSILTGIVIGAAGITFLTPFMRVLGSTDTILPFAKQYGFFILLAGPFMTGSCVLNNILRYEGMAAYAMIGLTTGGILNIIGDPIFMFGLDLGVAGAGLATALSQMISFFILLYMFVAKKTQSRLAFRLMTRDIREIGLIIATGFPSLIRQGLGSVSTMLLNHQAAVYGDAAVAAMSIVNRICMLVFSVGLGLGQGFQPVAAFNYGAGKYSRVKRGFWFTAGSGEVMLGSFAIICLLVSSGIIGIFRDDPEVIAIGVFALRCQCAAFFFQPLSVCTNMMLQSVGESKKASFLSALRSGICFIPLILILPAVMGLRGVQIAQAVADVLTFAISLPLVAAFLKRLPKDEEMPAVRTAEVDI
- a CDS encoding TrpB-like pyridoxal phosphate-dependent enzyme, producing the protein MKKIPHRVYLTEDQMPKQWYNLRADMKNLPDPLLNPGTGKPITEEELYPVFCEKLAHQELDNTTRYLDIPEEIQDFYKMYRPSPLIRAYNLEKYLDTPAKIYYKFEGNNTSGSHKLNSAVAQAYYAKEQGLKGLTTETGAGQWGTALAEACSFYHLPLIVYMVKCSYEQKPFRKSVIHTFDAEIIPSPSETTEIGRKILAENPGTSGSLGCAISEAVEKAVSTDGYKYVLGSVLNQVLLHQSIIGLESKTAMELLDEYPDVVVGCAGGGSNLGGLIAPFMQDKLTGKANPRIVAVEPASCPSLTRGKYAYDFCDTGKVTPLARMYTLGCDFIPSANHAGGLRYHGMSPILSKLYHDGFMEAISVEQSKVFETATMFAKQETILPAPESAHAIYGAVQEALKCKESGEAKTILFGLTGTGYFDMYAYQSFMDGTMKDYIPTDAELEKSFARLPKIPGIQE
- the truA gene encoding tRNA pseudouridine(38-40) synthase TruA, coding for MNYRLDIQYDGTRYEGWQRQKTTGNTIQGKIEEVLSRMLETPVQIDGAGRTDAGVHAKGQVANVHMDTEKSCEEICEYLNRYLPEDIGIKEVSQVQERFHSRLLARKKIYQYRIAAGYHKNVFERKYQCPLHETFDVDAMKEAARLLTGTHDFKSFCSNKRMKKSTERTIYSIDVESLPGELRITYTGDGFLYNMVRILTGTLVEVGRGVRKPEKMTDILLACNREAAGFTAPAQGLTLLRVEY